One genomic region from Rothia dentocariosa ATCC 17931 encodes:
- the purL gene encoding phosphoribosylformylglycinamidine synthase subunit PurL → MSEKQFNLDTVEHAAETPDTELPWAELGLKENEFEDIKKILGRRPTAAELAMYSVMWSEHCSYKSSKVHLKQFGAKVTDEMKKDLMVGIGENAGVTDIGDGWAVTFKIESHNHPSYVEPYQGAATGVGGIVRDIISMGARPIAVMDPLRFGAIDHPDTARVVGGVVAGIGGYGNSLGLPNIGGETEFDACYQANPLVNALAVGIMRHEDIRLANASGVGNQVVLFGARTGGDGIGGASVLASESFDDTKPSKRPAVQVGDPFAEKVLIECCLELFKGSVVEGIQDLGAAGISCATSELASNGEGGMHVDLTKVLLRDPTLTPGEILMSESQERMMAVVSPENVERFEAIMKKWGVEYSFLGEVTDTGRLTIEWDGQVIVDVDPRTVAHDGPTYERPYARPAGQDALQADHFTGSTADDARPRGEQLGEVIKAFMASPNMCSKSWITNQYDRYVQGNTALSMPDDSGVVRVDENTNLGVALATDASPRFTYLDPYEGARASLAEAYRNVATVGARPVAVSDCLNFGSPEDPDVMWQFAEAVRGLADGCMELGVPVTGGNVSLYNQTGGKAINPTPVVAMMGVMDDVTRRTPSGWAPEHDGQAIYLLGTTRDELDGSEWARFKGHLGGLPPKVDLAVERQLGDMLVNMSRDGMIDAAHDVAAGGLAAALAEACLRFNTGARIGLGEVAERDGLDLFTLLFSESLGRVVVSVPRSEEVRFKDMCTARQFPFARIGVVDALSNALDFQDEVSINLDDLRAAHEGTMAAHFGEVAQG, encoded by the coding sequence ATGAGCGAGAAGCAGTTTAACCTCGATACCGTCGAGCATGCGGCGGAAACCCCCGATACTGAACTCCCCTGGGCAGAGCTGGGGTTAAAGGAAAACGAGTTCGAAGACATCAAGAAGATTCTGGGCCGCCGCCCGACCGCGGCCGAGCTGGCCATGTACTCGGTCATGTGGTCCGAGCATTGCTCCTACAAATCCTCGAAAGTACACCTGAAGCAATTCGGCGCCAAGGTCACCGATGAGATGAAAAAAGACCTGATGGTCGGCATCGGCGAGAACGCTGGCGTGACCGATATCGGCGACGGCTGGGCGGTGACCTTCAAGATCGAGTCACATAACCACCCCTCCTATGTTGAGCCTTACCAGGGTGCGGCAACCGGCGTGGGCGGTATTGTGCGCGATATTATTTCGATGGGTGCACGCCCGATCGCGGTTATGGACCCGCTGCGCTTTGGCGCTATCGACCACCCGGATACCGCTCGCGTAGTCGGCGGTGTGGTCGCGGGTATCGGCGGCTACGGCAACTCTCTGGGTCTGCCCAATATTGGCGGCGAGACCGAATTTGACGCCTGCTACCAGGCAAACCCCCTCGTCAATGCCTTGGCGGTCGGTATTATGCGCCACGAAGATATTCGTCTGGCAAACGCATCCGGTGTGGGCAATCAGGTAGTGCTCTTCGGGGCACGCACCGGCGGCGACGGTATTGGCGGCGCATCCGTACTGGCTTCAGAGTCCTTTGACGATACCAAGCCCTCCAAGCGACCCGCAGTGCAGGTAGGCGACCCCTTCGCCGAGAAGGTTCTGATCGAATGCTGCCTGGAGCTCTTCAAGGGTTCCGTGGTCGAAGGTATTCAAGATCTCGGCGCTGCCGGTATCTCCTGTGCGACTAGTGAGCTCGCCTCCAACGGCGAGGGCGGCATGCACGTAGACCTTACCAAAGTACTCTTGCGAGACCCCACCTTAACCCCCGGCGAAATTCTGATGTCGGAATCGCAGGAACGCATGATGGCGGTCGTTTCGCCTGAGAACGTCGAGCGTTTTGAGGCGATTATGAAGAAGTGGGGCGTGGAGTACTCCTTCTTGGGCGAGGTGACCGATACCGGTCGCCTAACCATTGAATGGGACGGTCAGGTGATCGTCGATGTAGACCCGCGTACCGTGGCGCACGACGGCCCCACCTATGAGCGTCCCTATGCGCGCCCGGCTGGTCAGGATGCACTCCAGGCAGACCATTTCACAGGCTCCACTGCCGACGATGCGCGCCCGCGTGGCGAACAGCTGGGCGAGGTTATCAAGGCTTTCATGGCATCTCCGAATATGTGCTCCAAGTCCTGGATCACCAATCAATACGACCGCTACGTGCAGGGCAACACAGCCCTCTCTATGCCGGACGATTCGGGCGTGGTGCGTGTGGATGAGAACACCAACCTGGGGGTCGCGCTGGCGACTGACGCATCACCACGTTTTACCTACCTTGACCCGTATGAGGGCGCGCGGGCATCCCTGGCGGAGGCCTACCGCAACGTGGCAACCGTGGGTGCCCGCCCGGTCGCGGTTTCGGACTGCTTGAATTTCGGTTCCCCCGAAGATCCGGACGTCATGTGGCAATTTGCCGAAGCCGTGCGCGGTCTTGCCGACGGCTGCATGGAGCTGGGTGTTCCGGTCACCGGCGGCAATGTTTCGCTGTACAACCAGACCGGCGGTAAGGCCATTAATCCGACCCCCGTGGTCGCGATGATGGGCGTAATGGACGACGTTACCCGGCGCACCCCCTCGGGTTGGGCACCGGAACACGACGGTCAGGCCATCTACCTGCTGGGTACCACGCGTGACGAGCTGGACGGTTCAGAATGGGCGCGTTTCAAGGGGCACTTGGGTGGTCTGCCTCCGAAGGTTGATCTGGCGGTCGAACGTCAGCTTGGCGATATGCTCGTAAATATGTCGCGTGACGGCATGATCGATGCGGCACACGACGTTGCCGCCGGTGGCCTTGCCGCAGCACTCGCGGAAGCCTGCCTGCGTTTCAACACCGGGGCGCGCATCGGGCTAGGCGAAGTTGCCGAACGCGACGGGCTCGACCTGTTCACCCTGCTGTTCTCGGAATCTTTAGGCCGCGTGGTGGTTTCCGTACCGCGTTCTGAGGAGGTGCGTTTCAAAGATATGTGCACCGCCCGGCAGTTCCCGTTCGCGCGCATCGGCGTAGTGGATGCACTCTCGAACGCGCTGGACTTCCAAGACGAGGTTTCCATCAACCTTGATGACCTGCGTGCCGCTCACGAAGGCACCATGGCAGCTCACTTTGGTGAGGTGGCGCAGGGCTAA
- the purQ gene encoding phosphoribosylformylglycinamidine synthase subunit PurQ — MAESLAAHEVPLVGDFSVSAPNPDFADARIGVITFPGTLDDRDAARAVRLAGGTVVELWHDEEDLKNVDAVIIPGGFSYGDYLRAGAIAAKAPVMHSVIAAANAAGTSGSAPLPVLGICNGFQILTESHLLPGSMIKNDHRKFICRDQTLRIENNATSWTGSYEPGQEIVVPLKNQDGQYVADAKTLEALEAENRVVFRYVGFNPNGSRHDIAGISNERGNVVGLMPHPEHAVEPGFGPSSSGFGDVSLRGGADGLGVFTSVLSNLINAR, encoded by the coding sequence ATGGCAGAATCACTCGCAGCACACGAAGTTCCCCTTGTTGGCGACTTCAGCGTCTCGGCACCCAACCCCGACTTTGCTGATGCGCGCATCGGCGTTATTACTTTCCCCGGCACCCTCGATGACCGCGATGCGGCGCGTGCAGTACGGTTAGCGGGCGGAACCGTCGTCGAACTTTGGCACGACGAGGAAGACCTCAAAAACGTTGATGCCGTCATCATTCCCGGCGGTTTCTCCTACGGCGACTATCTGCGTGCGGGCGCTATCGCGGCGAAAGCACCCGTCATGCATTCGGTCATCGCAGCAGCAAATGCAGCGGGAACATCGGGCTCTGCTCCTCTGCCGGTGCTGGGCATCTGCAATGGTTTTCAGATTCTCACTGAGTCGCATCTGCTCCCCGGATCCATGATTAAGAACGATCACCGCAAGTTCATTTGCCGTGACCAAACCCTGCGCATCGAAAATAACGCTACCTCGTGGACCGGATCTTACGAACCTGGGCAAGAGATTGTTGTTCCGCTTAAAAACCAGGACGGTCAATACGTGGCGGACGCCAAAACTTTAGAGGCGCTCGAAGCCGAGAATCGCGTGGTGTTCCGATACGTGGGTTTCAACCCGAACGGTTCACGCCACGATATTGCCGGTATCAGCAACGAACGCGGAAACGTCGTCGGTCTGATGCCCCACCCAGAACACGCGGTTGAGCCCGGTTTTGGTCCCTCATCCTCCGGGTTCGGTGATGTTTCACTACGAGGCGGTGCCGACGGCTTGGGCGTCTTCACCTCCGTTCTTTCCAACCTGATCAACGCCCGCTAG
- a CDS encoding heme oxygenase (biliverdin-producing) — protein MTLNSIRRRSVTAIITPETTSPDAVEQRFSARLKASTKRVHDNAEHSTFMEDLMGGKLDTSAYLRLINQYTYIYEALEEISQNLRESGNPLTDPFTLEGLDRTAAIHHDIRALGQTEIDVPLPATIEYVARIKATAQAPERFLAHHYLRYLGDLSGGQAVAALVARHYGIARDALTMYSFPQLPKPKVFKDEYRELLDRAPLSEEQREALIDEAMEGFRINAALFAQLGEQSGRL, from the coding sequence ATGACTCTCAACTCAATCAGGAGGCGTTCCGTGACCGCCATTATTACCCCCGAAACCACCTCTCCCGATGCTGTCGAACAGCGGTTTTCGGCCCGGCTAAAAGCTAGCACCAAGCGTGTGCATGATAATGCTGAGCACTCTACCTTTATGGAAGATTTGATGGGCGGGAAACTCGATACTTCCGCGTATTTACGCCTCATCAACCAGTACACCTATATCTATGAGGCTTTGGAGGAAATCTCTCAGAATCTGCGTGAATCCGGTAACCCACTGACCGATCCTTTCACGCTGGAAGGGTTGGATCGTACCGCCGCGATTCACCATGATATTCGTGCTCTAGGGCAGACCGAGATTGACGTCCCGTTGCCAGCGACTATCGAATATGTGGCGCGTATTAAGGCGACCGCGCAGGCTCCCGAGCGGTTCTTGGCGCATCATTATTTGCGCTATCTAGGAGATCTCTCGGGTGGGCAGGCGGTGGCGGCTCTAGTGGCGCGCCATTACGGCATTGCACGGGATGCGCTGACCATGTACTCGTTCCCGCAGCTTCCTAAGCCAAAGGTCTTCAAGGATGAATATAGGGAGCTTCTTGATCGCGCTCCTTTGAGCGAAGAGCAGCGTGAAGCCCTGATTGACGAGGCTATGGAAGGATTCCGTATTAATGCCGCGCTTTTTGCTCAATTAGGCGAGCAGAGTGGCCGTCTGTAA
- the purS gene encoding phosphoribosylformylglycinamidine synthase subunit PurS: MARIVVDVMLKPEILDPQGKAIAHELPRIGLNSFTDVRQGKRFELTVEGEATEEHLAQARQAAEELLSNPVIEDVVNVSVLED, from the coding sequence ATGGCCCGTATTGTTGTTGATGTTATGCTCAAGCCCGAAATTCTTGACCCGCAGGGTAAAGCTATCGCTCACGAGCTGCCCCGTATCGGCCTGAATTCCTTCACCGACGTTCGCCAAGGCAAACGTTTTGAGTTGACCGTCGAAGGCGAAGCTACCGAAGAACATCTTGCGCAGGCACGCCAAGCGGCAGAAGAGCTACTCTCAAATCCCGTCATCGAAGACGTTGTGAACGTCTCGGTTCTGGAGGACTAA
- a CDS encoding heme/hemin ABC transporter substrate-binding protein encodes MAFRLSHPGATTRSKHRHGRTSASQKVTAALLAASMFFISGCGIGTQNPGSTSASSHSVVDEQTTKSELENLAQELKSNVSSDPKSLTGPSSAKNTPEVQPMVETPTPQLPVTFKDFKGDEVTVKSANRILALDLYGTLAQEVISLGLGDRLVGRVTSSTESSLAKLPLVTQNGHDLNADAILATNPDLVLWDKSNGPEEVVEQLRDAGVTVVVFDHERRMDKIIPQLKAVAQALGVQEAGDKVAERVQKDLDYALNTIKEVAPEGDKKLSMAFLYVRGNAGVFFILGKGSGADDLIAALEGRDVASEQGARNIVPANSEALVKVNPDVILTMTHGVESTGGLDGFLARPGVAETNAGKSRRVVDMNDGQILSYGPNTPAVLLSLARAIYAPQR; translated from the coding sequence ATGGCTTTTCGTCTCTCACACCCCGGCGCAACAACACGCTCCAAACACCGGCACGGCAGAACGAGCGCATCGCAGAAGGTTACCGCCGCACTATTAGCGGCATCTATGTTTTTTATCTCCGGATGCGGCATCGGCACCCAAAATCCGGGCAGCACGAGCGCATCCTCGCATTCTGTGGTTGATGAACAGACCACCAAGTCTGAGCTTGAGAACCTTGCGCAGGAGCTCAAGAGCAATGTTTCTTCCGACCCGAAATCGCTGACGGGTCCCAGCAGCGCGAAGAACACCCCCGAAGTTCAGCCGATGGTTGAGACTCCAACCCCGCAGCTTCCCGTGACTTTCAAGGATTTCAAGGGCGATGAGGTGACTGTTAAGTCGGCGAATCGCATCCTGGCTCTTGACCTGTATGGCACTCTCGCGCAAGAGGTTATCTCGCTGGGTTTGGGTGATCGTCTGGTCGGCCGTGTGACGTCTTCAACCGAGTCTTCGTTAGCGAAGCTGCCGCTCGTCACTCAGAACGGCCACGATCTGAACGCGGATGCGATTCTCGCGACCAACCCCGACCTTGTGCTCTGGGATAAGAGCAATGGCCCCGAAGAAGTTGTTGAACAACTGCGCGATGCGGGCGTGACTGTGGTGGTGTTCGACCATGAGAGGCGCATGGATAAAATCATTCCCCAGCTCAAGGCTGTGGCACAGGCTTTAGGTGTGCAGGAGGCGGGCGATAAGGTTGCCGAGCGCGTGCAGAAAGACCTTGATTATGCCCTGAATACCATCAAAGAAGTTGCCCCTGAAGGCGATAAGAAACTGTCGATGGCGTTCCTGTACGTGCGTGGTAATGCCGGGGTGTTCTTCATTCTCGGCAAGGGTTCCGGTGCGGATGATCTGATTGCCGCGCTTGAGGGCAGGGATGTGGCTTCCGAGCAGGGCGCACGCAACATTGTTCCCGCGAATAGCGAGGCGCTGGTTAAGGTGAACCCGGATGTCATTTTGACCATGACTCACGGCGTGGAATCCACCGGCGGCTTGGATGGATTCTTGGCACGCCCGGGGGTTGCCGAAACGAACGCGGGAAAGAGCAGGCGCGTGGTTGATATGAACGACGGGCAGATTCTATCCTACGGTCCGAATACCCCCGCCGTTCTGCTTTCCCTAGCTCGCGCTATCTATGCACCCCAGCGTTAA
- a CDS encoding FecCD family ABC transporter permease, with product MNSSNRTDAATPGSADYRSKRRIRILATFGFLSIALIVITVVSAGLGQYNIPTDHVVASLGRRLGMVPKDPTAYLEDSTLWNIRFPRVLLGLLVGAALGCSGAVMQAVFGNPLAEPGVIGVSSGAAVGACVAVVFNLEFFDIYTVPAFAFGGALAATALVYFLSRSSGRAKVLSMILTGIAVTAVANAAIAFCLYLADNVSRDRIVFWQMGSLNGSTWKALASVWFVIVAGLIMCLMISRKLDLLALGERAAQHSGVNVERLRGVAIAATALLTGAAVAHAGIIAFVGLIIPHLLRLILGPSNRLLLPASALGGALLIALSDLGARTLIPVSDLPIGIFTALVGGPTFFFLLRRSMGKGGL from the coding sequence GTGAATTCGTCCAACCGCACTGATGCGGCGACTCCCGGCAGCGCGGATTATCGAAGCAAACGCCGCATCCGTATTCTCGCAACTTTTGGCTTTCTGAGTATTGCCCTGATCGTCATAACCGTGGTGTCTGCGGGGTTGGGTCAGTACAATATTCCGACCGATCATGTGGTGGCTTCGCTGGGGCGCCGCTTGGGTATGGTTCCCAAGGATCCGACCGCCTATCTTGAAGACAGCACCCTGTGGAATATTCGTTTTCCGCGTGTGCTTTTAGGGCTGCTCGTGGGCGCTGCCCTGGGATGCTCGGGCGCGGTCATGCAGGCGGTTTTCGGCAACCCGCTGGCCGAGCCCGGGGTTATCGGTGTGTCTTCGGGCGCCGCGGTGGGAGCATGTGTAGCGGTTGTTTTCAATCTCGAATTCTTCGATATTTACACGGTTCCAGCTTTTGCCTTTGGCGGTGCCCTCGCGGCAACAGCGCTGGTTTATTTTCTCTCGCGTTCCTCAGGTCGGGCGAAAGTTCTCTCCATGATTTTGACGGGTATTGCGGTAACGGCGGTGGCAAATGCCGCAATCGCGTTCTGCCTGTACTTGGCCGATAATGTCAGCCGCGACCGCATCGTCTTCTGGCAGATGGGATCGCTCAACGGGTCTACGTGGAAGGCTCTTGCCAGCGTGTGGTTCGTGATCGTGGCGGGGTTGATCATGTGCTTGATGATTTCACGCAAACTTGACCTGTTGGCGCTGGGCGAGCGCGCAGCGCAGCATTCCGGGGTGAACGTTGAGCGTCTGCGCGGTGTTGCGATTGCTGCTACGGCGCTTTTGACGGGTGCGGCGGTGGCTCATGCGGGCATTATTGCCTTTGTGGGGCTTATTATTCCGCATCTGCTTCGGCTTATTTTGGGGCCGTCTAACCGTTTGCTGCTGCCTGCTTCGGCACTGGGCGGGGCGCTGTTAATTGCGCTTTCCGATTTGGGGGCGCGCACGCTCATTCCGGTCTCTGACCTGCCGATCGGTATTTTTACAGCGCTCGTGGGTGGCCCTACGTTCTTCTTCCTGCTGCGCCGTTCGATGGGGAAGGGAGGTCTTTAA
- a CDS encoding glycosyltransferase 87 family protein, protein MTAAPSVQVFAPDIPKAGRITLAAFALFVIGWLIYIEFTGGLDFNVYRFGAMTIFDNDGMHKDLYARNLLEYGDFRLPFTYPPFAALVFLPFAFLPAWVGIAIMYAISIGVAWWLATLIYNYATDRGYSIPFQERLGTYGVIAALTFIIIMTGPWRRGLSLIQINPIILTLVLADFIRPATRIPRGALIGIAGGIKLTPLAFGLILLMRKDWRGILTLGASFGTTILLGFIFLPQQAVTFWTSAVSDSGRVGGINFADNISIQGWLMHLGLREPTLRPVYYALVLATIGLCAVLLRQLIRRNLVLSQVAVGGFLMVSISPISWSHHNVMFPLIIMTLVLDAFPLFFTHLPAWLSGTARVLTWVAFIGLYISPMWLGAAIGGGFNSLNHLAQYALLFSTVPILCLYAVMALWAGSALTPAVRIAQNRDRAVTAGPKPEPQAA, encoded by the coding sequence ATGACCGCAGCACCATCCGTGCAGGTCTTTGCGCCAGACATACCTAAGGCGGGCAGAATAACGCTCGCGGCATTCGCTCTCTTTGTTATCGGTTGGCTTATCTATATCGAATTCACGGGCGGACTAGACTTCAATGTCTACCGTTTCGGTGCCATGACCATCTTCGATAACGACGGCATGCACAAAGATCTCTACGCCCGCAATCTCCTGGAGTACGGCGACTTTAGGTTGCCCTTCACCTACCCGCCTTTTGCCGCGCTCGTGTTCTTACCGTTCGCTTTTCTGCCCGCGTGGGTGGGCATCGCCATCATGTATGCGATCAGCATCGGTGTTGCATGGTGGCTGGCAACCCTTATCTATAACTATGCCACCGACCGCGGCTACAGCATCCCTTTCCAGGAAAGACTCGGCACATACGGCGTCATTGCTGCCCTCACGTTCATCATTATTATGACCGGGCCATGGCGGCGCGGGCTCTCGCTGATACAAATCAACCCCATCATTCTTACGCTGGTGCTTGCCGATTTTATACGACCGGCAACCCGCATTCCCCGGGGTGCGCTTATCGGCATCGCGGGCGGTATTAAGCTCACCCCGCTTGCCTTCGGCCTTATTCTACTCATGCGCAAAGACTGGCGCGGCATCCTTACCCTAGGCGCTTCTTTCGGCACTACCATTCTTCTTGGGTTTATCTTCCTTCCGCAGCAGGCAGTTACGTTCTGGACGAGCGCCGTTTCGGATTCCGGCCGCGTTGGAGGTATTAACTTCGCCGATAATATTTCGATTCAAGGCTGGTTGATGCACCTGGGTCTGCGTGAGCCTACCCTGAGGCCCGTATATTACGCCCTTGTTCTTGCTACGATCGGTCTCTGTGCGGTGCTTCTGCGCCAGCTTATTCGCCGTAATCTTGTGCTATCTCAGGTGGCGGTCGGCGGGTTTTTGATGGTGAGCATCTCCCCCATCAGCTGGTCGCATCATAACGTCATGTTCCCGCTGATTATCATGACGCTTGTTCTTGATGCTTTCCCTCTGTTTTTCACACACCTGCCCGCCTGGTTATCCGGTACCGCACGTGTTTTGACGTGGGTGGCGTTTATCGGTCTATATATTTCGCCAATGTGGCTGGGTGCCGCCATCGGTGGCGGATTCAACAGCCTCAACCATCTTGCGCAGTATGCCTTGTTGTTTTCGACCGTGCCGATCCTGTGTCTCTATGCGGTCATGGCTCTTTGGGCAGGTTCGGCGCTCACCCCGGCCGTACGCATAGCGCAGAATCGCGATCGCGCGGTCACGGCGGGTCCCAAACCCGAGCCTCAGGCCGCGTAG
- a CDS encoding HtaA domain-containing protein — MSMSHNAKRSWAFLASAAVGLSGIAATPALANQPAPTAQIVSEQAPAAASQSLQDASVDWGVKSSFRKYITGPVAGGSQELTGATSNADGSYHFTAAEGTVEADGSYHVKFTGSRVKYTGHHGVLEVTISDLELVIKDGQGSLYANISERPYNGNTTPNPPVQHDHTLIGTFDASSLKNEGGQLTLAASDATKVKLSAEATSVFAGFYQAGQELDALAFSAKLVTKQAPAPEKPADPTPEPTQPAPEPTQPEQPAPAPEKPADPTPEPSQPAPEQSKPAETPAPQPSQSSEAPAPQPSQTSEAPASTPSKPSEAPSSQPAPQPSQSKEAAKPAPAQPPATDAAPRTDVPKGQGHIIESGNLTWNIRASFLHYLNTIARGNITVEGLSKNAAGGLDFTSASGSYDEATKTGQINFAGKVHISGHHGQLNSSFENTRLVIKEGKGYLVVDAEALNMQGENRTFKDLVLAEVDLSGATLENNVLSAKNAAVTVTVEGSEAIFAGQYNDADKRAMAPLSFSAKLGSQLVENKVTDTTVKGSNTGSGSANLGNNANAGIGGTNFGGSVNNGGGSSSHSHNGSTPATHPNGGKNGSFSSVSKNPAQPVCTPVTVTKQVPVKAANKAPAASADGKVASADLGWGVRDSFRNYIRGGIANGSWDLNGTTYSNNAFQWAKGTGSFKDGKGSISFTGSVHFTGHHGILDTTISNPRLEINGKTAVLYATMVGNDMDGKSHNYGEVALLNVNVSGLQVSGDKISISGAGTTITAEGAKAFAGFYEAGKDMAPLSFSASLSGAQPAGNTTKTQATQTVTETVYQGQGCESLNARGSHGRLAHTGASGVEVGVASGLASLVAGIGAVLYTRRRKSSRMSERSE, encoded by the coding sequence ATGTCTATGTCGCATAACGCGAAGCGCTCATGGGCGTTTCTAGCGTCTGCCGCCGTTGGCCTCAGTGGCATCGCCGCCACTCCCGCCCTAGCGAACCAACCCGCACCGACCGCGCAGATCGTCTCTGAGCAGGCGCCAGCTGCCGCATCACAAAGCCTGCAGGATGCATCCGTAGATTGGGGCGTCAAATCCTCATTCCGCAAATACATCACCGGTCCTGTCGCCGGTGGTTCGCAGGAACTAACCGGTGCTACCTCCAATGCGGATGGTTCTTATCACTTCACCGCCGCTGAGGGTACCGTCGAGGCAGACGGTTCGTACCACGTTAAATTCACCGGTTCCAGAGTGAAGTACACCGGGCACCACGGCGTGCTCGAAGTAACTATCAGCGACTTGGAACTTGTCATCAAAGACGGGCAAGGCAGCCTATACGCAAATATCAGCGAACGCCCCTATAACGGCAACACCACCCCGAACCCGCCCGTACAGCACGATCACACGCTGATTGGTACTTTCGATGCTTCCTCCCTGAAAAACGAGGGCGGGCAGCTGACCTTGGCAGCATCTGATGCAACCAAGGTAAAACTCAGTGCAGAAGCAACCTCGGTGTTTGCTGGGTTCTACCAGGCAGGTCAAGAGCTGGATGCGCTGGCATTCTCCGCGAAGCTCGTTACCAAGCAGGCACCGGCACCGGAGAAGCCTGCCGATCCGACCCCGGAGCCGACTCAACCTGCACCTGAGCCGACTCAACCCGAGCAGCCTGCACCAGCACCGGAGAAGCCTGCCGATCCTACTCCTGAGCCATCTCAGCCTGCGCCAGAGCAGAGTAAACCTGCTGAAACACCGGCTCCGCAGCCTTCACAGAGTTCCGAGGCTCCGGCACCACAGCCCTCTCAGACTTCTGAGGCACCTGCCTCAACCCCTTCAAAGCCCAGCGAAGCACCCAGCTCTCAACCGGCACCGCAGCCCTCACAAAGCAAGGAAGCTGCTAAGCCCGCACCGGCTCAGCCTCCGGCTACCGATGCAGCGCCGAGAACCGACGTGCCGAAAGGTCAAGGGCACATTATTGAATCCGGCAACCTGACCTGGAATATTCGTGCTTCCTTCCTGCACTACCTCAACACCATTGCGCGCGGTAACATCACCGTCGAGGGTCTGTCGAAGAACGCGGCGGGCGGGCTGGACTTTACCAGCGCATCCGGCTCGTACGATGAGGCAACGAAGACCGGTCAGATCAACTTCGCAGGCAAGGTGCATATTAGCGGGCATCACGGCCAGCTCAACAGCAGCTTCGAGAACACCCGCCTAGTCATCAAAGAGGGCAAGGGCTACCTGGTTGTCGACGCCGAAGCGCTCAACATGCAGGGCGAAAATCGTACCTTCAAAGATCTTGTACTCGCCGAGGTCGATCTGAGCGGTGCAACCTTAGAGAATAACGTGCTCTCGGCTAAGAATGCAGCCGTTACCGTTACCGTCGAGGGGTCCGAGGCAATCTTCGCCGGGCAGTACAATGACGCCGACAAGCGCGCTATGGCTCCGCTCTCCTTCAGCGCAAAACTCGGTTCTCAGCTGGTGGAAAATAAGGTTACCGACACCACGGTTAAGGGTTCTAACACCGGCAGCGGTTCGGCGAACCTAGGTAATAACGCGAATGCGGGTATTGGCGGCACGAACTTTGGCGGTTCCGTGAACAATGGCGGCGGCAGTTCCTCCCATTCCCATAACGGCTCCACCCCGGCAACACACCCCAACGGCGGTAAGAACGGTTCCTTCAGCAGCGTCTCAAAGAACCCCGCCCAGCCCGTCTGCACCCCGGTGACCGTGACCAAGCAGGTTCCCGTTAAGGCAGCGAACAAAGCACCGGCCGCATCCGCAGATGGTAAGGTTGCCAGCGCAGACCTCGGGTGGGGCGTGCGCGATTCCTTCCGCAACTACATTCGCGGCGGCATCGCTAACGGCAGCTGGGATCTGAACGGCACCACCTATTCCAATAACGCCTTCCAGTGGGCGAAGGGCACGGGTTCCTTCAAGGATGGTAAGGGCTCGATTTCCTTCACCGGCTCGGTGCATTTCACCGGACACCACGGAATTCTGGACACCACCATCTCAAACCCGCGTCTGGAGATCAACGGCAAGACCGCCGTTCTCTACGCAACGATGGTCGGCAACGATATGGACGGCAAATCGCATAATTACGGTGAAGTTGCTCTGCTCAACGTTAATGTAAGCGGCTTGCAGGTCTCTGGCGATAAGATTTCCATCAGCGGTGCGGGCACCACCATTACCGCTGAGGGTGCCAAAGCGTTTGCAGGTTTCTACGAGGCGGGTAAGGATATGGCTCCGCTGAGCTTCTCGGCATCGCTTTCGGGCGCACAGCCCGCGGGCAACACCACCAAGACCCAGGCCACCCAGACTGTGACCGAAACCGTATATCAGGGTCAGGGATGCGAATCCCTCAACGCACGCGGCTCTCATGGTCGTCTGGCGCATACCGGTGCCAGTGGTGTAGAGGTTGGGGTTGCTAGTGGTCTGGCCTCTCTGGTCGCCGGTATTGGTGCCGTGCTGTACACGCGCCGTCGCAAGTCCTCCAGGATGTCTGAGCGCTCCGAATAA